In Vicia villosa cultivar HV-30 ecotype Madison, WI unplaced genomic scaffold, Vvil1.0 ctg.005843F_1_1, whole genome shotgun sequence, the following are encoded in one genomic region:
- the LOC131642833 gene encoding S-adenosyl-L-methionine-dependent uroporphyrinogen III methyltransferase, chloroplastic-like, whose amino-acid sequence MALLHKFSSFSSLNSQPTPNHRFRQPISSINCTTSPTSPFTEKHSSERYQRDQWVYQKPISCNNHTQTPFGDDSTREDDIALQLPELKKLVQVLKKKRENEGKCSEGKCVPGDVFLVGTGPGDPELLTVKAVRVIKSADLLLYDRLVSNDVLDLVGPNAKLLYVGKTAGYHSRTQEEIHELLLSFAEAGATVVRLKGGDPLVFGRGGEEMDFLQQQGIHVKVIPGITAASGIAAELGIPLTHRGIANSVRFLTGHSRKGGSDPLFVSENAADPDSTLVVYMGLSTFPSLSQKLMHHGLSPHTPAVAIERGTTLQQRTVFAELKDLPQKIASTGLESPTLLIIGKVVELSPFWPIPTKQESSLMQA is encoded by the exons ATGGCTCTTCTCCACAAGTTTTCATCTTTCTCATCTCTCAATTCACAACCCACTCCAAATCACCGTTTTCGCCAACCCATTTCTTCCATCAACTGCACAACCTCCCCCACTTCACCCTTCACAGAGAAACACTCCTCAGAAAGATACCAACGTGACCAATGGGTTTACCAGAAACCAATTTCGTGTAATAACCACACTCAAACCCCTTTTGGTGATGATTCAACTAGAGAGGATGATATAGCTTTACAGCTTCCGGAGCTGAAGAAGCTCGTTCAGGTGTTGAAGAAAAAGAGGGAGAATGAAGGGAAATGTAGTGAAGGGAAGTGTGTTCCTGGTGATGTGTTTTTGGTTGGGACAGGACCGGGGGATCCTGAGTTGTTGACGGTTAAGGCTGTTAGAGTTATTAAGAGTGCTGATTTGTTGTTGTATGATAGGTTGGTTTCTAATGATGTTTTGGATTTGGTTGGTCCTAATGCTAAGCTTCTGTATGTTGGAAAAACTGCTGGGTACCATAGTAGAACTCAG GAGGAAATACATGAGCTTCTTTTGAGTTTCGCAGAAGCTGGGGCTACTGTTGTGAGACTTAAAGGGGGTGATCCGTTG GTGTTTGGAAGGGGTGGCGAGGAAATGGATTTTTTGCAACAACAAGGTatccatgtgaaagttattcCGGGTATAACAGCAGCATCTGGAATTGCAGCGGAATTAGGGATTCCGTTGACTCACCGTGGTATTGCAAATAGCGTAAGATTTCTCACAGGGCATTCGAGGAAAGGAGGAAGCGATCCTTTATTTGTATCAGAAAATGCTGCCGATCCCGATTCTACCTTGGTGGTTTATATGGGCTTGTCAACATTCCCTTCCCTTTCTCAGAAACTAATGCATCATGGTTTGTCCCCTCACACCCCGGCTGTAGCCATTGAGCGAGGGACCACACTTCAGCAGCGCACG GTGTTTGCAGAACTTAAAGACCTTCCACAGAAAATTGCATCTACTGGATTAGAGTCACCAACACTGCTAATTATAGGAAAAGTAGTCGAGTTATCGCCATTTTGGCCTATTCCTACAAAACAAGAATCATCTTTAATGCAAGCatga
- the LOC131642832 gene encoding O-fucosyltransferase 20-like has translation MANSKNNAKKLSYISVPSKIINSISSSSLQSLIHSPKKSSTTTIFTRKSSFWFTITLFLVAFLGMFMFSFKTDTPFPQKPCSTTHQKLSISNHHSKSKLGIGSVLSKKERKGLKNDHKDEFFVSHVELGVRGSSGIEKESEFWKKPNGLGYKPCLSFSSDYRRQSERISKERRKFLMVVVSGGLNQQRNQIVDAVVIARILGASLVVPILQVNVIWGDESEFGDIFDLEHFKKVLANDVRVVSALPSTHLMTRPIEGRPPLHATPSWIRSRYLRRLNREGVLLLRGLDSRLSKDLPSDLQKLRCKVAFNALRFAEPIEKLGNKIAERMKSKGPYLALHLRMEKDVWVRTGCLPGLSPEYDEIVNNERIQKPELLTARSNMSYLQRKMAGFCPLNAMEVTRLLKALGAPKDAKIYWAGGKPLGGNKALLPLIQDFPNFYNKEDLALPGELQPFVKKASLMAAIDYIVSEKSDVFMPSHGGNMGHAIQGYRAFSGHKKFITPNKRHMLPYFLNSSLSEEEFNRIIKELHRDSLGQPVQRNNKGGKDVTKYPVPECMCNHPHSQSLFTN, from the exons ATGGCAAATTCCAAGAACAATGCAAAGAAGTTATCATACATTTCAGTTCCATCAAAAATCATAAACTCCATTTCATCTTCTTCCCTTCAATCTCTCATTCATTCTCCAAAAAAGTCTTCAACAACTACCATCTTCACCAGAAAATCATCATTCTGGTTTACGATCACTCTCTTTCTCGTTGCTTTccttggtatgttcatgtttagCTTCAAAACTGACACCCCATTTCCTCAAAAACCATGTTCAACTACTCACCAAAAGCTCTCAATCTCAAATCATCATTCAAAATCCAAACTTGGTATTGGTAGTGTTCTCtcaaagaaagagagaaaaggtTTGAAAAATGATCATAAAGATGAGTTTTTTGTTTCTCATGTTGAACTTGGAGTAAGAGGGTCTAGTGGAATTGAGAAAGAGAGTGAGTTTTGGAAGAAACCAAATGGTTTGGGATATAAACCATGTTTGAGTTTCAGCAGTGATTATAGGAGACAAAGTGAAAGGATTTCGAAGGAGAGGAGAAAGTTTCTGATGGTTGTTGTTTCTGGAGGATTGAATCAGCAAAGGAATCAGATTGTTGATGCTGTTGTTATTGCTAGGATTCTTGGAGCTTCTTTGGTTGTTCCTATTTTGCAAGTCAATGTTATTTGGGGTGATGAAAG TGAATTTGGTGATATATTTGATCTAGAACATTTCAAAAAAGTTCTAGCAAATGATGTGAGAGTGGTTTCAGCATTGCCATCAACACACCTGATGACAAGGCCAATTGAAGGAAGGCCTCCACTTCATGCCACTCCTAGTTGGATCCGTTCGAGATATCTCAGACGA CTCAATAGAGAAGGCGTTTTGCTTTTACGTGGCTTGGATTCAAGGCTTTCGAAGGATCTTCCTTCTGATCTTCAGAAGCTTAGATGCAAG GTTGCTTTTAATGCATTAAGGTTTGCGGAGCCGATAGAGAAACTTGGTAACAAGATTGCAGAGAGAATGAAAAGCAAAGGACCTTACCTTGCTCTTCATTTAAGAATGGAGAAAGATGTATGGGTGAGAACTGGTTGTTTACCTGGTCTAAGTCCTGAGTATGATGAAATTGTTAACAATGAGAGGATACAAAAACCAGAGCTCTTGACTGCAAGATCAAACATGTCTTACCTTCAAAGAAAAATGGCTGGTTTTTGTCCTTTGAATGCTATGGAAGTTACAAG GCTACTAAAAGCTCTAGGAGCTCCTAAAGATGCAAAAATTTATTGGGCTGGAGGAAAACCATTGGGTGGAAACAAAGCATTGCTTCCATTAATCCAAGATTTCCCTAACTTTTACAATAAGGAAGATCTTGCTTTGCCAGGAGAATTACAACCTTTTGTAAAGAAAGCTTCTCTAATGGCTGCCATAGATTACATTGTCTCTGAAAAGAGTGATGTTTTCATGCCATCTCATGGAGGAAATATGGGCCATGCAATTCAG GGTTACAGGGCATTTAGTGGACACAAGAAATTTATAACTCCAAACAAGAGACACATGCTTCCTTATTTTCTAAATTCTTCACTCTCTGAAGAAGAGTTCAATAGGATAATCAAGGAACTGCACCGGGACTCGTTGGGGCAGCCAGTGCAGAGGAATAATAAGGGTGGAAAGGATGTCACTAAGTATCCTGTCCCTGAGTGCATGTGTAATCACCCACATTCTCAATCCTTATTTACAAACTAA
- the LOC131642828 gene encoding O-fucosyltransferase 20-like — protein MAKSKNNAKKLSYISVPSQIINSISSSSLQSLIHSPKKSSTTTIFTRKSSFWWFLTLFLFGFLGMFIFGFKTDTPFPQKPCSTTHQKLSISNHHSKSKLGIGSVLLKKERKTLKNDHKDEFFVSHVELLAKGSSGIVKESEFWKKPNGLGYKPCLSFSSDYRRQSERILKERRKYLMVVVSGGLNQQRNQIVDAVVIARILGASLVVPILQVNVIWGDESEFGDIFDLEHFKKVLANDVRVVSALPSTHLMTRPIEGRPPLHATPTWIRSRYLRRLNREGVLLLRGLDSRLSKDLPSDLQKLRCKVAFNALRFAEPIEKLGNKIAERMKSKGPYLALHLRMEKDVWVRTGCLPGLSPEYDEIVNNERIQRPELLTARSNMSYLQRKMAGFCPLNAMEVTRLLKALGAPKDAKIYWAGGKPLSGKEALLPLIQEFPNLYNKEDLALPGELQPFVKKASLMAAIDYIVSEKSDVFMPSHGGNMGHAIQGYRAFSGHKKFITPNKRQMLPYFLNSSLSEEEFNRIIKELHRDSLGQPMQRTNKGGREVTKYPVPECMCNHSHSQSLFTN, from the exons ATGGCGAAATCCAAGAACAATGCAAAGAAATTATCATACATATCAGTTCCATCACAAATCATAAACTCCATTTCATCTTCTTCCCTTCAATCTCTCATTCATTCTCCAAAAAAGTCTTCAACAACTACCATCTTCACCAGAAAATCATCATTCTGGTGGTTTCTTACTCTCTTTCTTTTTGGTTTCCTTGGTATGTTCATCTTTGGTTTCAAAACTGACACCCCATTTCCTCAAAAACCATGTTCAACTACTCACCAGAAGCTCTCAATCTCAAATCATCATTCAAAATCCAAACTTGGTATTGGTAGTGTTCTcttaaagaaagagagaaagactttgaaaaATGACCATAAAGATGAGTTTTTTGTTTCTCATGTTGAACTTTTAGCTAAAGGGTCTAGTGGAATTGTGAAAGAGAGTGAGTTTTGGAAGAAACCAAATGGTTTGGGATATAAACCATGTTTGAGTTTCAGCAGTGATTATAGGAGACAAAGTGAAAGGATTTTGAAGGAGAGGAGGAAGTATCTAATGGTTGTTGTTTCTGGAGGATTGAATCAGCAGAGGAATCAGATTGTTGATGCTGTTGTTATTGCTAGGATTCTTGGAGCTTCTTTGGTTGTTCCTATTTTGCAAGTCAACGTTATTTGGGGTGATGAAAG TGAATTTGGTGATATATTTGATCTGGAACACTTCAAAAAAGTTCTAGCAAATGATGTGAGAGTGGTTTCAGCATTGCCATCAACACACCTGATGACAAGGCCAATCGAAGGAAGGCCTCCACTTCATGCCACTCCTACTTGGATCCGTTCGAGATATCTCAGACGA CTCAATAGAGAAGGCGTTTTGCTTTTACGTGGCTTGGATTCAAGGCTTTCGAAGGATCTTCCTTCTGATCTTCAGAAGCTTAGATGCAAG GTTGCTTTTAATGCATTAAGGTTTGCGGAGCCGATTGAGAAACTTGGCAATAAGATTGCAGAGAGAATGAAAAGCAAAGGACCTTACCTTGCTCTTCATTTAAGAATGGAGAAAGATGTATGGGTGAGAACTGGTTGTCTCCCTGGTCTAAGTCCCGAGTATGATGAGATTGTTAACAATGAGAGGATTCAAAGACCAGAGCTCTTGACTGCAAGATCAAACATGTCTTACCTTCAAAGAAAAATGGCTGGTTTTTGTCCTTTGAATGCTATGGAAGTTACAAG GCTACTAAAAGCTCTAGGAGCTCCAAAAGATGCAAAAATTTATTGGGCTGGAGGAAAACCATTGAGTGGAAAAGAAGCATTGCTTCCATTAATCCAAGAGTTCCCTAACTTATACAATAAGGAAGATCTTGCTTTGCCAGGAGAATTACAACCTTTTGTAAAGAAAGCTTCTCTAATGGCTGCCATAGATTACATAGTTTCTGAAAAGAGTGATGTTTTCATGCCATCTCATGGAGGAAATATGGGCCATGCAATTCAG GGTTACAGGGCATTTAGTGGCCACAAGAAATTTATAACTCCAAACAAGAGACAGATGCTTCCTTATTTTCTAAATTCTTCACTCTCTGAAGAAGAGTTCAACAGGATAATCAAGGAACTGCACCGAGACTCGTTGGGACAGCCGATGCAGAGGACTAACAAGGGTGGAAGGGAGGTTACAAAGTATCCTGTTCCTGAGTGCATGTGTAATCACTCACATTCTCAGTCCTTATTTACAAACTAA